A DNA window from Parabacteroides johnsonii DSM 18315 contains the following coding sequences:
- a CDS encoding glycoside hydrolase family 2 protein → MKNIFAGIFLLVSACFMQAQTPNYYRNPDKIYLDSKEGHNGSFTWQMHKADETKDPAEKISQPGYQTGQWMPAIVPGTVLNSLVHNKVYPEPYYGMNNKLDRNIIPDLAKTGREFYTYWFRTEFDVPENYKDKIVWLQVDGINYRAEIWVNGYLLGNMSGMFKPEYINITDFARIGQKNALAIKIYPVDMPGTIKPKQWGAAGEFHNGGDGNIGLNTTMLMSVGWDFTFNDGIRDRNTGIWKNISLYATDKAVIRHPFIKSELSKPSYDLAKETVSVEVTNPTQRGVKCTVKGEIVGENITFSKELSLFRGETREVCFTPEEFPQLTIKNPRLWWPIFKGKPELYELKLTVSVDGKVSDETKTRFGIREITSDQNTPDKSRQFYVNGKKLFIRGTNWIPEGMLRTSDERTYAELRYTKQSGINLVRMWGGGIAESDYFFQLCDEMGLLVWQEFWMTGDTKHPQDKDLYLSNVEATVKRLRNHPSLAYYVSSNESTEMPGAKDLIMKLDGTRGYQMQSECDGVHDGSPYKQVNPMQHYENTASERGSRVDGFNPEYGSPTIPTVETLREVMDEKDLWPINKEVWDYHDGGGFHLMSTMYTDLTNHYGPSSSIEEFATKGQAVGAMNSKSIWEVWNYNKFGYGDRYASGLLFWYHNCPVSQVCARMWDYSLEPTASLYHTQNALEPLHAQFDYLKNTVSVYNDYYQAFKDYKVAAEVYDLNSKKVWSKSQKIDIPEDGVVNDVFTIDFPQNITQVHFIKLRLFDTKGKEVANTFYWRSNDKYEGRKTLTGPTSSGFEDLSKLKQVQLKTRYKAYQEGDRHFIKAEIKNPSSTVAFFTQLQLLDQDKKPVRPSFYTDNFFSLLPGESKTVIIETATSDMPSEPTFVVKGWNIKSNNFKL, encoded by the coding sequence ATGAAAAACATTTTTGCAGGAATATTTTTACTTGTGTCTGCCTGCTTCATGCAAGCTCAGACACCCAATTATTACCGGAACCCGGATAAAATATATCTGGATTCGAAAGAAGGACATAACGGAAGTTTCACCTGGCAGATGCATAAGGCCGACGAGACGAAAGATCCAGCTGAAAAAATCTCACAACCAGGCTATCAGACCGGACAATGGATGCCGGCAATCGTTCCGGGAACAGTCCTGAACTCCCTCGTCCACAACAAGGTATATCCGGAACCTTATTATGGCATGAATAACAAGTTAGACCGGAATATCATCCCGGATCTTGCCAAAACAGGACGCGAGTTCTACACCTATTGGTTCCGTACGGAATTTGACGTACCAGAAAATTATAAAGACAAAATCGTCTGGCTTCAGGTAGACGGTATCAATTACCGCGCCGAAATATGGGTAAACGGTTATCTGCTTGGCAATATGTCCGGCATGTTCAAACCGGAGTATATCAATATCACTGATTTCGCCCGTATCGGCCAGAAGAACGCTCTGGCAATCAAGATTTATCCAGTCGATATGCCGGGGACCATCAAGCCGAAACAGTGGGGAGCCGCCGGTGAGTTTCACAATGGCGGAGACGGTAACATCGGACTAAATACAACCATGCTGATGAGTGTCGGTTGGGATTTCACCTTCAACGACGGTATCCGCGACCGTAATACCGGTATCTGGAAAAACATCAGCCTCTATGCTACGGACAAAGCGGTCATCCGCCATCCATTCATCAAATCCGAACTCTCCAAACCAAGCTACGATTTAGCAAAAGAGACTGTCAGTGTAGAGGTGACAAACCCGACACAACGTGGCGTAAAATGTACAGTCAAAGGAGAAATCGTCGGTGAGAACATCACATTCAGCAAAGAGTTGAGCCTGTTCAGGGGAGAAACGCGGGAGGTTTGCTTCACTCCGGAAGAATTTCCGCAACTGACAATCAAGAACCCGCGTCTGTGGTGGCCGATCTTCAAAGGGAAACCGGAGCTGTACGAACTGAAACTTACTGTAAGCGTAGACGGTAAAGTGTCCGATGAGACGAAAACCCGTTTCGGTATCCGGGAAATTACATCCGACCAGAATACACCGGACAAATCCCGCCAATTCTATGTGAACGGCAAGAAGCTCTTCATCCGGGGAACTAACTGGATTCCGGAAGGAATGCTCCGTACCTCCGACGAACGTACTTATGCAGAATTGCGTTATACAAAACAATCCGGTATCAACCTGGTCCGTATGTGGGGAGGTGGAATTGCCGAATCAGACTATTTCTTCCAGCTCTGCGACGAAATGGGACTCCTTGTCTGGCAAGAATTCTGGATGACCGGCGACACCAAACATCCGCAGGATAAAGATTTATATCTGAGTAATGTCGAAGCAACCGTAAAACGTCTGCGCAACCATCCTTCACTGGCCTATTATGTCTCTTCTAACGAGAGCACAGAAATGCCGGGAGCAAAAGACCTGATCATGAAACTGGATGGGACACGTGGTTACCAGATGCAGTCGGAATGTGACGGCGTACACGACGGCAGCCCCTACAAACAGGTGAACCCGATGCAACACTACGAGAATACGGCCTCCGAACGCGGTAGCCGTGTCGATGGCTTCAACCCGGAATATGGTTCGCCCACTATCCCGACAGTCGAAACGCTCCGCGAAGTAATGGACGAGAAAGACCTCTGGCCGATCAATAAAGAGGTATGGGATTATCATGATGGCGGAGGATTCCATCTCATGTCAACCATGTACACAGACCTTACCAACCATTATGGTCCTTCCTCCTCCATCGAAGAGTTTGCCACCAAAGGTCAGGCAGTCGGTGCCATGAACTCCAAATCGATCTGGGAAGTCTGGAACTATAACAAATTCGGTTATGGAGACCGCTATGCATCAGGGTTATTGTTCTGGTATCACAACTGCCCCGTAAGTCAGGTTTGCGCCCGTATGTGGGATTATTCTTTGGAACCGACAGCCTCTTTATATCATACTCAGAACGCATTGGAACCACTTCATGCACAGTTTGATTATTTGAAAAATACGGTTTCCGTTTATAATGACTACTATCAGGCATTCAAAGACTATAAGGTAGCTGCCGAAGTATACGATTTGAACAGCAAGAAGGTGTGGAGCAAAAGCCAGAAGATCGATATCCCGGAAGACGGTGTTGTGAACGATGTCTTCACAATCGATTTTCCTCAGAATATCACGCAAGTTCATTTTATAAAACTACGTCTGTTCGATACGAAAGGGAAAGAAGTCGCCAATACATTCTACTGGCGCTCTAACGATAAATATGAAGGTCGCAAGACCCTAACAGGCCCGACTTCATCCGGCTTCGAAGATCTGTCGAAATTGAAACAGGTACAACTAAAGACTCGCTACAAAGCTTATCAAGAAGGTGACCGCCATTTCATTAAAGCCGAAATAAAGAACCCATCTTCAACCGTAGCATTCTTTACCCAACTTCAATTGCTTGATCAGGACAAAAAACCAGTACGCCCCAGCTTCTACACAGACAACTTCTTCTCGCTTTTACCAGGAGAAAGTAAAACCGTCATCATAGAAACGGCCACAAGCGATATGCCATCCGAACCGACATTTGTTGTGAAAGGCTGGAATATCAAATCAAACAATTTCAAATTGTAA